One segment of Anopheles stephensi strain Indian chromosome 3, UCI_ANSTEP_V1.0, whole genome shotgun sequence DNA contains the following:
- the LOC118512455 gene encoding zinc finger CCCH domain-containing protein 15 homolog, with product MPPKKAPSTSKKTEAKKKEKIIEDKTFGLKNKKGAKQQKFISQVEKQVKSGGQHNLNQTVNAKKEEKEKKLKEQKELAKLFKPVATQKLEVGADPKSVLCAFFKQGTCTKGDKCKFSHDPAVERKSEKRSIHVDMRDGDANDTIENWSEEKLAEVVAKKHGKEKTMPTTTIICKYFLDAVERSLYGWFWECPNGEKCIYRHALPPGYVLKKDKKKAESQKEEISLVDLIERERAALGPSQTRVTLESFLAWKKRKIQEKKDRLQKEEERKLKDFKAGRQNGLSGREMFSFNPDLVDDGMDDGEVAVESYGRNEDDDDTTEYRELDLNMLSLNIKDVDNTGTVAESDRWEKMAAEAASRTAADDAANGDDGAAGTTANDAAPINENLFLEEDLEGLDDEMSDDEEDDDPGEEGESAGGASNETSEKS from the exons ATGCCTCCAAAGAAAGCGCCATCCACCTCGAAGAAAAcggaagcaaagaaaaaggagaaaatcaTCGAG GATAAAACGTTTGGcttgaagaacaaaaaaggtgCGAAGCAGCAAAAGTTTATCTCGCAGGTGGAAAAGCAGGTGAAGAGCGGTGGACAACATAACCTTAACCAGACGGTGAACGCCAAgaaggaggagaaggaaaagaagctGAAGGAGCAGAAGGAATTGGCGAAACTGTTCAAGCCGGTCGCTACCCAGAAGCTGGAGGTGGGTGCCGATCCGAAGTCGGTGCTGTGTGCGTTTTTCAAGCAGGGTACCTGCACGAAAGGGGACAAATGTAAATTTTCGCACGACCCGGCCGTGGAAAGAAAGTCGGAGAAGCGTTCGATACACGTCGATATGCGCGATGGGGACGCGAACGATACGATTGAAAACTGGTCCGAGGAGAAGCTGGCGGAAGTCGTTGCTAAGAAGCACGGCAAAGAGAAAACGATGCCTACTACGACGATC ATCTGCAAATACTTCCTCGATGCGGTAGAACGCTCGCTGTACGGATGGTTCTGGGAGTGTCCGAACGGTGAAAAGTGCATCTACCGTCATGCCCTGCCACCGGGCTACGTACTGAAAAAGGACAAGAAAAAGGCCGAATCACAGAAGGAAGAGATATCGCTGGTCGATCTGATTGAGCGCGAGCGGGCCGCTCTCGGCCCGAGCCAGACGCGCGTCACACTGGAATCGTTCTTGGCGTGGAAGAAGCGTAAGATACAGGAGAAGAAGGACCGGCTGCAGAAGGAGGAAGAGCGTAAGCTGAAGGACTTCAAGGCCGGCCGGCAGAACGGGCTGTCCGGTAGGGAAATGTTCAGCTTCAATCCGGATCTGGTCGATGATGGCATGGACGATGGTGAGGTGGCGGTTGAGTCGTACGGTCGCAACGAGGACGATGACGATACGACCGAGTACAGGGAGCTGGATTTGAACATGCTTAGTCTAAACATTAAAGAT GTCGATAATACTGGAACGGTTGCCGAGTCCGATCGGTGGGAGAAGATGGCAGCGGAAGCAGCCAGCCGAACTGCGGCCGACGATGCAGCGAATGGGGATGATGGTGCGGCCGGCACCACCGCGAACGATGCGGCACCTATCAATGAAAACCTCTTCCTCGAAGAAGACCTCGAAGGGTTGGACGATGAGATGAGCGATGATGAGGAGGACGACGACCCCGGCGAGGAGGGGGAAAGTGCTGGTGGTGCGTCTAACGAAACGAGTGAAAAATCGTGA